A genomic segment from Thermostichus lividus PCC 6715 encodes:
- the purU gene encoding formyltetrahydrofolate deformylase, with protein sequence MPSPTMTLSISCPDQRGLVAKLAQFVYRYNGNIIHADHHTDAVAGIFLSRLEWELDGFGIPREQIGATFINYAQREKLFASWQGVRWQLRASDVPYRLAIWVSRQEHCLWDLILRQRAGDLPAEIPLILSNHEQMRPIAEQFGIDFHYIPVTPDTKPMAEAKQLQLLNDYKIDLVILAKYMQVLSPQFLEQFSQVINIHHSFLPAFAGANPYHRAHERGVKIIGATAHYATADLDEGPIIEQAVVPVSHRDTVADLIRKGKDLERIVLARAVRLHLQNRVLVYGNRTAVFT encoded by the coding sequence ATGCCATCGCCCACCATGACCCTCTCGATCTCCTGTCCCGATCAACGAGGACTAGTGGCTAAGCTGGCGCAGTTTGTCTATCGCTACAACGGCAACATCATCCATGCCGATCACCATACCGACGCAGTGGCCGGTATCTTTTTGTCGCGCTTGGAGTGGGAACTGGATGGGTTTGGCATTCCCCGCGAGCAAATTGGCGCCACGTTTATTAACTATGCCCAGCGAGAGAAACTCTTTGCCAGTTGGCAGGGGGTACGCTGGCAACTCCGAGCCTCAGATGTGCCCTACCGCTTGGCGATCTGGGTGAGCCGACAGGAGCATTGTCTTTGGGACTTGATCCTGCGACAGCGGGCGGGAGATTTACCCGCAGAGATTCCGCTGATTCTCAGTAACCATGAACAGATGCGTCCCATCGCCGAGCAGTTTGGCATTGACTTTCACTACATTCCGGTCACACCAGACACTAAGCCTATGGCAGAGGCCAAGCAACTACAGCTTCTGAACGATTACAAGATTGACTTAGTCATTCTGGCAAAGTATATGCAAGTCCTCAGCCCCCAGTTTTTAGAGCAGTTTTCACAGGTGATTAACATTCACCACTCATTTTTACCTGCCTTTGCGGGTGCAAACCCCTACCATCGTGCCCATGAGCGGGGAGTGAAAATTATTGGGGCAACAGCCCACTATGCCACGGCTGACCTAGATGAAGGCCCAATCATCGAGCAAGCTGTGGTTCCTGTGAGCCACCGCGATACGGTGGCCGACCTGATTCGCAAGGGTAAAGATCTAGAGCGCATTGTGCTGGCGCGAGCCGTGCGCCTTCACCTACAAAACCGCGTTCTGGTCTATGGAAACCGCACTGCCGTGTTTACCTAG
- the pedR gene encoding photosynthetic electron transport-dependent transcriptional regulator PedR, translated as MSIPQSDGFEYSLLSERELQVLELVAAGLTNHDIAQKLDISKRTVDNHISNILTKTKSENRVALVRWALAWGKVCLDNVNCCALPTSTETTPPAL; from the coding sequence ATGTCTATACCGCAGAGTGATGGGTTTGAGTATTCACTGCTCTCAGAGCGAGAACTACAAGTACTAGAGCTAGTGGCTGCTGGCTTGACCAATCATGATATTGCTCAAAAGTTAGACATCAGTAAGCGGACAGTCGATAACCACATCAGTAATATCCTGACCAAAACAAAGTCAGAAAATCGTGTGGCCTTAGTCCGCTGGGCACTGGCGTGGGGCAAGGTTTGCTTGGATAATGTGAACTGCTGTGCCTTGCCGACCTCCACCGAAACCACACCACCAGCGCTATGA
- a CDS encoding CRISPR-associated endonuclease Cas3'', giving the protein MTTLLDELGDGLIKRFGLSQDFATLRATARLAAFLHDLGKANDHFQAVVRGFKKPMDNPQLMRHEALSVLLAWELRDWLSTGEGDLMVAIAAAGASTFDAVRR; this is encoded by the coding sequence GTGACGACCTTACTTGATGAATTGGGCGATGGATTAATCAAGCGGTTTGGGCTATCTCAGGATTTTGCAACCCTGCGGGCTACGGCGCGGCTGGCGGCGTTTCTTCATGACTTGGGTAAGGCCAATGACCATTTTCAAGCGGTGGTTCGCGGGTTCAAGAAACCAATGGACAATCCACAACTGATGCGACATGAGGCGCTATCGGTCTTGTTGGCCTGGGAATTGAGAGATTGGTTATCGACAGGGGAGGGGGATCTGATGGTGGCGATCGCCGCTGCGGGTGCCTCTACCTTTGATGCCGTAAGGCGTTGA
- a CDS encoding aspartate-semialdehyde dehydrogenase, translated as MAQGLRVGVLGATGAVGTEILGILAQRSLPIADLRLLASPRSAGQTLTFAGTPLPVQAVSAETLQGLDLILASAGASVSRQWLPIAVQAGAIAIDNSSAYRMEANVPLVVPEVNPQDLKDHQGIIANPNCTTILMTVALWPLHQVRPIRRIIAATYQSASGAGAKAMQELKDQALDILKGNPPRTAAFPYPLAFNLFPHNSPLNDQGYCQEEMKMINETRKIFHTPDLRLSATCVRVPVLRAHSEALNVEFFEPFPLAEARNLLQQAAGVAFVEDWERNYFPMPLEATGKDPVFVGRLRQDLSEPNALELWLCGDQIRKGAALNAVQIAESLIAQGLI; from the coding sequence TTGGCTCAAGGATTGCGAGTAGGGGTTTTAGGGGCAACGGGTGCCGTTGGCACCGAAATCCTTGGCATTTTAGCGCAGCGATCGCTCCCCATCGCAGACTTACGCCTGCTGGCTTCACCGCGCTCGGCGGGGCAAACCCTGACCTTTGCTGGTACCCCCCTCCCAGTGCAAGCCGTGAGTGCTGAAACGCTGCAAGGGCTAGATTTGATTTTAGCCTCTGCCGGAGCTAGCGTCTCGCGGCAGTGGTTACCCATTGCTGTTCAGGCCGGGGCGATCGCCATCGATAACTCTAGTGCCTACCGCATGGAGGCCAATGTGCCCCTAGTGGTTCCAGAAGTGAATCCCCAAGACTTAAAAGATCATCAGGGGATTATTGCCAACCCCAACTGCACCACCATTCTGATGACAGTGGCGCTATGGCCGCTGCACCAAGTCCGACCCATTCGGCGAATTATTGCCGCAACGTACCAATCTGCCAGTGGTGCCGGTGCCAAAGCCATGCAAGAACTCAAAGACCAAGCCCTTGACATACTCAAAGGAAACCCTCCCCGCACAGCAGCGTTTCCCTATCCCTTGGCATTCAATCTCTTTCCCCATAACTCGCCTCTTAATGACCAAGGCTATTGTCAAGAAGAAATGAAAATGATCAATGAAACCCGCAAAATTTTCCATACCCCTGACCTGCGCTTGAGTGCCACCTGTGTGCGGGTGCCTGTTCTGCGCGCCCATTCTGAAGCACTCAATGTCGAATTTTTTGAGCCGTTTCCTCTAGCCGAGGCTCGGAATCTCCTGCAGCAGGCGGCGGGGGTAGCGTTTGTTGAGGATTGGGAGCGCAACTACTTCCCGATGCCCCTTGAGGCCACAGGTAAAGACCCCGTCTTTGTGGGACGACTCCGGCAAGACCTCTCAGAACCCAATGCCCTAGAGTTGTGGTTGTGTGGCGATCAAATTCGTAAAGGAGCAGCCCTGAATGCGGTGCAAATTGCTGAGTCCTTAATTGCACAGGGTTTAATTTAA
- a CDS encoding homocysteine biosynthesis protein, protein MERTIAEINAKIRSGHAIVWTLAELKERLESLTVAEATQQVDVITTGTFEPMESSGAIINLGPTDPPLKLRQCWLDGIPAYSGIGAVDLYLGAAQSVDLNPEGGEADTLRERGGGHVIADLIAGKAIPLRALGHVTDCYPRASLETMISKDTINQFYLYNPRNLYQNFIVGVNGGDRPLYTYLGPLQPQLGNAVYASSGALSPLLNDPYLRLVGIGTRIFLGGGIGYIAWEGTQHFPLQKRLANDTPIGPAATLALIGDAKQMDPFWVRGCYFKNYGASLMLGVGIPLPVLDEEVIARCAIRDEDVVAPIIDFSIPRRVRPTFGVVNYAQLKSGTIKIDGKTVRTAPLTSLYFGQQIAERLKEWILKGEFTLAEAVAPLPGDRAFLPQQSWTTPSTRE, encoded by the coding sequence GTGGAGCGCACTATTGCCGAAATTAATGCCAAGATTCGCAGTGGCCATGCTATCGTCTGGACGTTGGCAGAACTCAAAGAACGCCTCGAGAGCCTTACTGTGGCCGAAGCCACCCAGCAGGTGGACGTCATTACAACGGGTACCTTTGAGCCAATGGAGTCCTCCGGTGCCATCATTAACCTTGGCCCGACGGATCCCCCCCTCAAACTGCGGCAGTGCTGGTTAGATGGCATTCCTGCCTACAGTGGCATTGGCGCCGTTGATCTCTATTTGGGAGCGGCGCAGTCTGTGGATCTGAATCCAGAGGGAGGGGAAGCGGATACCCTGCGGGAGCGCGGCGGCGGTCATGTCATTGCGGATTTGATTGCGGGCAAGGCTATCCCATTACGGGCGCTGGGGCACGTCACTGACTGCTATCCGCGCGCCAGTCTGGAAACCATGATTAGCAAGGACACGATTAACCAGTTTTACCTCTACAATCCACGCAATCTGTACCAGAACTTTATTGTTGGGGTCAATGGTGGCGATCGCCCCCTCTATACCTATTTAGGCCCGCTCCAGCCCCAGTTAGGCAATGCGGTTTATGCCAGTAGTGGTGCCCTCTCACCACTGTTAAATGATCCGTACCTGCGCTTAGTGGGCATTGGCACCCGGATTTTTCTTGGGGGTGGCATTGGCTACATTGCCTGGGAGGGAACCCAACACTTCCCTTTACAAAAACGCCTCGCAAACGACACGCCCATTGGCCCAGCGGCAACCCTTGCCCTCATTGGCGATGCCAAGCAGATGGACCCCTTTTGGGTGCGCGGCTGTTACTTCAAAAACTATGGTGCGTCCCTGATGTTAGGGGTGGGGATTCCCCTGCCAGTGCTGGATGAAGAGGTGATTGCTCGCTGCGCCATTCGCGATGAGGACGTGGTGGCGCCAATTATTGATTTTTCAATTCCGCGCCGGGTTCGTCCCACCTTTGGCGTAGTGAACTATGCGCAATTAAAGTCCGGCACTATCAAAATCGACGGGAAAACTGTGCGCACTGCCCCGCTCACCAGTCTTTACTTTGGCCAGCAGATTGCGGAGCGCCTCAAGGAATGGATTCTTAAGGGTGAGTTTACCCTTGCAGAAGCGGTGGCTCCCTTGCCGGGCGATCGCGCCTTTTTGCCCCAACAGTCATGGACCACGCCTAGCACTCGGGAATAA
- a CDS encoding polysaccharide deacetylase family protein, giving the protein MPYLSLPWPAVTPVGQPILSGWEAQLAALRPSEPLVPSDYSIIRAGFACALHMHQPTIPAGHDSRLISHLQYMLEHPHEGDNHNAQTFLWCYQRMGDWIPELVAEGCQPRIMLDYSGNLLWGLQQMGQEGVLDALRRITVEATYAPYVEWLGTCWGHAVIPSTPIPDIELHLRAWQHQFVALFGVEALQRVQGFSLPEMHLPNHPDTLFTLVECLKRCGYRWLLVQEHSVEQLDGSPLSATAKYVPNRLVARNSQGEVSEITVLIKTQGSDTKLVAQMQPYHEAKHLATYWSGAIAPPCVTQIADGENGGVMMNEYPRDFMPVWHELKAQAAAGVVGLNGSEYLALLAAKGITAAQFPRVQAVQQHKLWQYVDSTSCTPEAVAVAIAQLSATDPHFSMAGTSWTNHISWVKGYETVLQPMEQLSREFHRRYDPLVAADPQITQTAEYQEALLYLLTSQTSCFRYWGSGRWTEYAKTICERGLALCAAN; this is encoded by the coding sequence ATGCCCTATCTTTCTTTACCATGGCCTGCGGTTACCCCAGTGGGGCAACCCATTCTGAGTGGCTGGGAGGCGCAACTGGCTGCCCTCCGACCCAGCGAACCCCTTGTGCCATCGGACTACAGTATCATTCGGGCGGGCTTCGCCTGTGCCCTACACATGCATCAACCAACCATTCCCGCCGGACATGATAGCCGTTTAATCAGCCACTTGCAGTATATGCTGGAGCACCCCCACGAAGGGGATAACCATAACGCCCAAACCTTCCTCTGGTGTTATCAACGTATGGGGGACTGGATTCCAGAGCTTGTGGCTGAGGGCTGTCAGCCCCGCATTATGCTGGACTACTCCGGGAATTTACTGTGGGGACTTCAGCAAATGGGTCAGGAGGGGGTGCTGGATGCTCTGCGCCGCATTACGGTAGAGGCGACTTATGCGCCTTACGTGGAGTGGCTTGGCACCTGCTGGGGGCACGCGGTTATTCCCTCTACTCCGATCCCTGACATTGAGTTACACCTGCGTGCTTGGCAGCATCAGTTTGTGGCTTTATTTGGGGTTGAGGCGCTGCAGCGGGTACAGGGATTTTCGCTGCCGGAAATGCACTTGCCCAATCACCCTGATACCCTGTTTACACTCGTGGAATGCCTCAAACGCTGTGGCTATCGTTGGTTGTTGGTGCAGGAGCACAGTGTTGAGCAGTTGGATGGCTCACCCCTGAGTGCCACGGCAAAATACGTACCCAATCGTCTAGTGGCGCGGAATTCTCAGGGCGAGGTTAGCGAGATCACCGTGTTGATTAAAACCCAAGGGTCAGATACGAAGCTGGTGGCGCAGATGCAGCCCTACCATGAGGCGAAGCATCTGGCGACCTATTGGTCTGGGGCGATCGCCCCGCCCTGTGTGACCCAAATTGCAGATGGTGAAAATGGCGGTGTGATGATGAATGAGTATCCCCGCGACTTTATGCCGGTGTGGCACGAGCTAAAAGCACAGGCAGCAGCAGGGGTTGTGGGACTCAACGGCAGTGAATACCTTGCCCTATTAGCCGCCAAGGGGATCACTGCTGCGCAGTTTCCGCGCGTGCAAGCGGTACAGCAGCACAAACTCTGGCAATACGTCGATAGCACCTCCTGTACACCAGAGGCAGTGGCGGTAGCGATCGCCCAGCTGAGTGCCACTGACCCCCACTTTTCGATGGCAGGCACATCGTGGACAAACCACATTAGTTGGGTCAAGGGTTACGAAACCGTGCTGCAACCCATGGAGCAGCTTAGTCGTGAGTTCCATCGTCGCTACGATCCGTTAGTTGCAGCAGATCCCCAGATCACCCAAACAGCGGAGTACCAAGAAGCGCTGCTTTATCTGTTGACCTCCCAAACCAGTTGTTTTCGCTACTGGGGCAGTGGTCGCTGGACAGAGTATGCCAAAACAATCTGTGAACGGGGTCTGGCACTGTGTGCAGCAAACTGA
- the ubiE gene encoding bifunctional demethylmenaquinone methyltransferase/2-methoxy-6-polyprenyl-1,4-benzoquinol methylase UbiE: MTDVRALFERIAPLYDRLNDRLSFGLHHVWKQMAVDWLHLEAGARALDLCCGTGDLTRLLARRVGRQGQVIGLDFAAAPLAIAQQRSLGYPQIQWVQGDALAVPYGDRTFAAITMGYGLRNVASIPQALREMYRLLQPQGQIAILEFSHPESPALEQFQAWYLQQWVVPTAQAHDFGTEYDYLWPSIQAFPKPADLCAMIQATGFHAIRHYPLLGGLMAVTLAERDG, translated from the coding sequence ATGACCGATGTTCGGGCATTGTTTGAGCGGATTGCCCCGCTGTACGATCGCCTCAACGATCGCCTAAGTTTTGGCTTGCACCACGTCTGGAAACAGATGGCGGTGGATTGGTTACACTTAGAAGCGGGAGCTAGGGCGCTAGACCTGTGCTGTGGCACTGGAGATTTGACCCGCTTACTGGCACGGCGGGTCGGTCGCCAAGGGCAGGTGATTGGCTTGGACTTTGCGGCGGCACCCTTGGCCATTGCCCAGCAACGCAGTCTAGGGTACCCACAAATTCAATGGGTTCAAGGCGATGCCCTTGCCGTTCCCTATGGCGATCGCACCTTTGCAGCCATTACCATGGGCTACGGTTTACGCAATGTGGCTAGTATTCCGCAGGCATTGCGGGAAATGTACCGGCTCCTGCAACCCCAAGGACAGATAGCCATTCTTGAGTTCAGCCACCCCGAGTCCCCTGCGCTTGAGCAGTTCCAAGCATGGTATCTCCAGCAGTGGGTGGTGCCAACGGCCCAAGCCCACGATTTTGGCACTGAGTACGACTATTTATGGCCAAGTATCCAAGCCTTCCCCAAACCGGCAGACCTCTGTGCCATGATTCAGGCGACCGGGTTTCACGCCATTCGACACTATCCCCTGCTCGGCGGCTTGATGGCCGTTACCCTGGCTGAGCGCGATGGGTGA
- the cutA gene encoding divalent-cation tolerance protein CutA translates to MASIYQYCVVIVTTATEADATLLAQQLVQARLAACVQIYPIQSMYRWQGEVHQDREWQLLIKTRYALFPQVRDRLQEWHSYEVPEIIALPIIAGSSAYLGWLEAETQVPPTE, encoded by the coding sequence ATGGCGAGTATCTATCAGTACTGTGTTGTCATTGTAACCACTGCTACAGAGGCGGACGCAACACTGTTAGCTCAGCAACTGGTGCAAGCTCGGCTCGCTGCCTGTGTACAAATTTATCCTATTCAGTCGATGTATCGCTGGCAGGGAGAGGTTCATCAGGACAGGGAGTGGCAATTGCTCATTAAAACCCGCTATGCTCTGTTTCCGCAGGTGCGCGATCGCCTTCAGGAGTGGCACTCCTACGAGGTTCCAGAAATCATTGCCCTGCCTATCATTGCAGGTTCATCTGCCTATCTGGGTTGGCTGGAGGCGGAAACACAGGTGCCCCCCACAGAGTAA
- a CDS encoding FtsX-like permease family protein, translated as MVSLARKNLLEDFSRFLVAQLGITFAVSLVTIQAGLLEGFGRSATLLINQSEADVWIASSELRYFGLTLPIEYQTVIDAKSVEGVASAEPLLMQSAIWRRSETANIDPVQIIGLEPTGSLLPLRTVAGASVTELEKPYTVLVDQIDLDALSITALDQTAKINNYPAVVLGWTRGVKSIVSSPYVFTSLETANLYLNFPRFDEKEPPPTFLPLIEPSSRITYVMVKASPETSLADLKQRLKAALPNHTVLSSAELKLLTRRYWLASTSVGFILGLGAGVGMIVGVVIVSQILYSSVSDRLQEYGTLKAMGASDWYLYRIIIEQALWMAVLGYLPGLGLCLGLGMWTMQARAIQIIITPQLAIAVFSTTVVMCVSASLLAVQKVMRLDPAQVFRA; from the coding sequence ATGGTTTCTCTTGCCCGTAAAAACCTGTTAGAGGACTTTAGCCGCTTTTTGGTGGCTCAACTGGGGATTACCTTTGCGGTCAGCCTAGTCACGATTCAAGCAGGCTTACTGGAGGGCTTTGGCCGTTCGGCAACCCTGCTCATTAACCAAAGCGAGGCAGATGTTTGGATTGCCTCCAGTGAGCTACGCTACTTTGGCTTAACATTGCCCATTGAGTATCAAACGGTCATTGATGCCAAATCGGTGGAGGGTGTAGCCTCAGCGGAGCCTCTGCTGATGCAGTCTGCCATTTGGCGGCGATCTGAAACAGCTAATATTGATCCGGTACAGATCATCGGTCTTGAACCTACAGGCTCATTACTGCCGTTGCGGACGGTAGCTGGCGCTTCGGTAACAGAATTAGAAAAGCCCTACACCGTGCTGGTGGATCAAATTGACCTCGATGCCCTATCAATTACTGCCCTAGACCAAACAGCTAAGATTAATAACTATCCAGCGGTGGTGCTGGGCTGGACGCGGGGGGTTAAGTCCATTGTGTCGAGTCCTTATGTTTTTACATCGTTAGAAACAGCAAACCTGTACCTGAACTTTCCCCGTTTTGATGAGAAGGAGCCGCCTCCTACCTTTTTGCCCTTGATTGAACCCAGCAGCCGCATTACCTACGTGATGGTCAAAGCGTCTCCAGAGACTAGCTTGGCTGACCTGAAGCAGCGCCTCAAGGCAGCTTTACCTAACCATACAGTGCTCAGTTCGGCGGAGCTGAAACTGCTGACTCGGCGCTATTGGTTGGCCAGCACCAGTGTTGGCTTTATTTTGGGGCTTGGGGCAGGTGTTGGGATGATTGTGGGTGTGGTGATTGTGAGTCAGATTCTGTACTCCTCTGTGAGCGATCGCCTACAGGAGTATGGCACCCTTAAGGCGATGGGTGCTTCTGACTGGTACCTATACCGGATTATCATTGAGCAGGCATTGTGGATGGCGGTGCTTGGCTATTTGCCCGGCTTGGGGCTATGTTTGGGTCTAGGGATGTGGACCATGCAGGCACGGGCTATTCAAATTATTATTACGCCGCAGCTTGCGATCGCGGTTTTTAGTACTACGGTGGTGATGTGTGTCAGTGCATCACTGTTAGCTGTGCAAAAGGTGATGCGTCTCGACCCCGCCCAAGTGTTTCGAGCGTAA
- a CDS encoding ABC transporter ATP-binding protein, whose translation MSKTAAILEIESLTVHYGGICALTEVSLSIAEGECITLVGANGAGKTTLLRAISKLVPLSQGVIRFQGQSLQRRSPHELVRLGIAHCPEGRQILAQQRVRDNLLLGAYTRHDPIQVKQDLEQQLTRFPRLRDRQHQLAGTLSGGEQQMLAIARALMSRPRLLLLDEPSLGLAPNLVQDIFTILAELRQQGITILLVEQNAHLALQLGDRAYVLEAGKITLSGTSAELLQDERVKQAYLG comes from the coding sequence GTGTCTAAGACAGCAGCGATTCTTGAGATTGAATCCCTCACGGTTCACTATGGGGGAATCTGTGCCCTGACAGAGGTCAGCCTCAGTATTGCCGAGGGGGAATGCATTACCCTAGTGGGCGCAAACGGTGCCGGTAAGACCACACTGCTGCGGGCTATTTCTAAGTTAGTCCCCCTCAGTCAAGGGGTGATTCGTTTTCAAGGACAGTCACTACAGCGGCGATCGCCCCATGAACTCGTCCGCCTAGGCATTGCCCACTGTCCTGAAGGACGGCAGATATTAGCACAACAGCGAGTTCGCGATAACCTTTTGCTGGGTGCCTATACCCGTCATGACCCCATCCAAGTGAAACAAGATCTCGAGCAACAACTCACACGCTTTCCACGCTTGCGGGATCGTCAGCACCAATTGGCGGGCACTCTCAGCGGTGGTGAGCAGCAAATGTTAGCCATTGCCCGCGCCCTGATGAGCCGGCCGCGCCTACTCTTGCTCGATGAACCTAGTTTAGGCCTAGCTCCCAATCTGGTGCAGGACATTTTTACGATTTTGGCAGAGCTGCGGCAGCAAGGTATCACAATACTTTTGGTAGAGCAAAATGCTCATCTTGCCCTGCAACTGGGCGATCGCGCCTATGTGCTTGAAGCTGGAAAAATTACCTTGAGTGGCACGAGCGCAGAACTGTTGCAGGATGAACGAGTGAAGCAAGCCTATCTCGGATAG
- a CDS encoding hemagglutinin, whose amino-acid sequence MSEQITASEAKQIMDILKELHGDMKAVKSELQALTMEVKVNQTKNDEQFKALNEKVEELRDRQRAIDNRLWSFIVALILLLAAGLVKLTLFDKI is encoded by the coding sequence ATGAGTGAACAGATCACCGCTAGTGAAGCCAAGCAAATCATGGATATTCTCAAGGAATTGCACGGCGATATGAAAGCGGTCAAGTCTGAACTCCAGGCATTGACCATGGAAGTCAAAGTTAACCAGACGAAGAACGACGAGCAATTTAAGGCGCTCAATGAGAAGGTTGAGGAGTTACGGGATAGGCAGCGGGCGATCGATAACCGTCTGTGGAGTTTCATTGTGGCGTTAATTTTGTTGCTGGCCGCTGGGTTGGTGAAGCTCACACTGTTCGACAAGATATGA
- a CDS encoding hemagglutinin, translating into MSEQITASEAKQIMDLLQSMDKKLDVHIARTDEQFKTVKAEIKALDDKVEAFRSELRDNVTELRSQQKTTDARLWAFIVGLVTLVGGSVIKVLWFDRA; encoded by the coding sequence ATGAGTGAGCAGATCACAGCCAGTGAAGCCAAGCAAATCATGGATTTACTACAATCCATGGATAAGAAGCTAGATGTCCACATCGCTAGAACGGATGAGCAATTCAAGACGGTGAAGGCTGAAATTAAGGCGCTAGATGACAAGGTTGAGGCGTTCCGCTCTGAGCTGCGAGACAATGTTACCGAGCTACGTAGCCAACAGAAGACGACGGATGCAAGGTTATGGGCGTTCATTGTGGGGCTGGTCACTCTAGTGGGTGGTAGCGTGATTAAGGTGCTCTGGTTTGACCGTGCCTAA
- a CDS encoding DUF3288 family protein: MADVNLKRQQHPREALDRLVIERLLQEDMSDYNLAELGRLLIRYEGFPGAEGIKTQLANILERWGLTETELFERTRAIHAKGGIYKVGSNKREDWT, translated from the coding sequence ATGGCTGATGTGAATCTCAAACGTCAACAGCACCCTCGCGAAGCCCTTGATCGGCTGGTGATTGAGCGGCTGCTTCAAGAAGACATGAGCGACTACAATTTGGCGGAGTTAGGCCGCCTGCTCATTCGCTACGAGGGGTTTCCTGGAGCCGAGGGCATTAAGACACAGCTAGCCAACATTCTGGAACGGTGGGGGTTGACAGAGACTGAGCTTTTTGAGCGCACCCGCGCCATCCATGCCAAAGGGGGAATCTATAAAGTTGGCAGTAACAAGCGGGAGGATTGGACCTAG
- the rpaB gene encoding response regulator transcription factor RpaB codes for MESHKEKILVVDDEASIRRILETRLSMIGYTVVTAADGEEALTTFRHEQPDLVVLDVMMPKLDGYGVCQELRKESDVPIIMLTALGDVADRITGLELGADDYVVKPFSPKELEARIRSVLRRIEKTTTSGIPSSGVIQIGNIRIDTNKRQVYKGDERIRLTGMEFMLLELLVGRSGEPFSRGEILEQVWGYTPERHVDTRVVDVHISRLRAKLEEDPSNPELILTARGTGYLFQRIIEPGEMLNKAQ; via the coding sequence TTGGAGAGCCATAAAGAGAAAATTCTCGTCGTTGACGATGAAGCGAGTATTCGCCGCATCCTCGAAACCCGCCTATCCATGATTGGTTACACCGTGGTTACGGCGGCTGATGGCGAGGAAGCTCTAACCACATTTCGGCACGAACAGCCTGATTTAGTTGTGCTGGACGTGATGATGCCCAAGTTAGATGGCTATGGCGTGTGTCAGGAACTGCGTAAAGAGTCCGACGTGCCGATCATTATGCTCACGGCGTTGGGGGATGTGGCCGATCGCATCACGGGTCTGGAACTTGGGGCAGATGACTATGTGGTCAAGCCCTTTTCGCCCAAGGAACTAGAAGCGCGGATTCGCTCGGTTCTACGGCGCATTGAAAAGACCACCACCTCAGGTATTCCCAGTTCCGGTGTCATTCAGATTGGCAATATTCGCATCGATACCAATAAGCGGCAGGTGTATAAAGGGGATGAGCGCATTCGCCTAACGGGAATGGAGTTTATGCTTTTGGAACTGCTGGTGGGGCGTTCCGGGGAGCCATTTTCTCGGGGGGAAATTCTTGAGCAGGTATGGGGCTATACGCCGGAGCGGCACGTGGATACCCGGGTCGTAGATGTTCATATCTCCCGACTACGGGCTAAGCTAGAGGAAGATCCCAGTAATCCGGAGTTAATTCTCACGGCGCGGGGGACGGGGTATCTATTTCAGCGCATTATCGAACCCGGTGAAATGCTGAATAAAGCCCAGTAG